A genomic stretch from Chitinophaga agri includes:
- a CDS encoding serine hydrolase domain-containing protein, with amino-acid sequence MRKFYILFLLFGQSSLLAVGQSSVHVPADAALQTLMQRHQVPAAGIGVIENNELKSARVFGELRAGVPAPANTLFQVASLTKPVVEMTTLRLVSKGLWSLDAPLAKYWTDPDVKDDPRHGLLTTRHVLSHQTGFVNWRWEHQTGKLVFDFAPGTNTRYSGEGLEYLKHALEAKFKMPLAAIVSKYLFEPDSMKDTHFFWDGGVTEDRYAVPHNKEAAPYEIRKNKEVSAADLLMTTITDYTTFGVNVLRKKQLNDKVWEDMIHIQSKEPNAKFGLGWEVYNNVKGGDFVLLHSGSDPGVRTVIALLPSSKQGLVIFTNSDNGIPFIKDLIKESLDIGEALLQKVK; translated from the coding sequence ATGAGAAAATTCTATATTCTTTTCTTACTATTCGGACAGTCGTCTCTTTTAGCAGTTGGCCAGTCATCTGTGCATGTACCTGCTGACGCTGCGTTACAGACATTGATGCAGCGGCACCAGGTGCCCGCCGCTGGTATTGGTGTTATTGAAAATAATGAATTGAAAAGTGCCCGGGTCTTTGGTGAATTGAGGGCTGGAGTGCCAGCGCCTGCCAATACGCTGTTTCAGGTTGCATCGCTGACCAAACCAGTTGTAGAAATGACCACATTACGACTGGTCAGCAAGGGACTCTGGTCCCTGGATGCCCCCCTGGCGAAGTACTGGACCGATCCGGATGTGAAGGATGATCCCAGACATGGGTTGTTAACTACCCGTCATGTATTGTCCCATCAGACGGGGTTTGTCAACTGGCGGTGGGAGCATCAGACAGGCAAACTTGTTTTTGATTTTGCACCAGGTACAAATACGCGGTATTCGGGTGAGGGATTAGAATATCTGAAACATGCACTGGAGGCCAAATTTAAAATGCCACTGGCTGCGATCGTCAGCAAATATCTCTTTGAGCCAGACAGCATGAAAGACACTCATTTTTTCTGGGACGGAGGCGTGACAGAAGACCGGTATGCGGTGCCTCATAACAAAGAAGCTGCACCGTACGAGATCCGAAAGAATAAGGAAGTCAGCGCCGCGGATCTGCTGATGACCACTATTACCGACTATACAACATTTGGGGTAAATGTTTTAAGGAAAAAGCAGTTGAATGATAAGGTCTGGGAAGACATGATACATATACAATCCAAAGAGCCGAATGCGAAATTCGGCCTTGGATGGGAAGTATATAACAATGTGAAAGGCGGGGACTTTGTGCTCTTACATAGTGGAAGCGATCCCGGCGTGAGAACAGTTATTGCACTGCTACCGTCGTCTAAACAGGGGCTGGTGATCTTCACCAACAGCGACAATGGTATTCCGTTTATTAAGGATCTCATCAAAGAATCGCTGGATATAGGAGAAGCGTTGCTTCAGAAGGTGAAATAA
- the yiaA gene encoding inner membrane protein YiaA: protein MEPLQNRTDENSSSAKNGEKGRNPLKPTGAFIGASWFALLTGAVGYCIGLWNANMQLNEKGYYLTILLFGLFAVISVQKSVRDRAEGLAVTDLYYGLSWFAAIAAVLLLTIGLWNADMALSEKGFYAMAFVLSMFSSIAVQKNTRDSKLIADKEM, encoded by the coding sequence ATGGAACCGCTACAAAACAGAACAGACGAAAATTCATCCTCTGCAAAAAATGGGGAAAAGGGCAGAAATCCCCTTAAACCTACCGGAGCATTTATAGGAGCATCCTGGTTCGCCTTATTGACAGGTGCGGTAGGATATTGCATTGGCCTGTGGAATGCCAATATGCAGCTCAACGAAAAAGGCTATTATCTGACTATTTTATTATTTGGCTTGTTCGCAGTCATCTCTGTACAAAAAAGCGTGAGAGACAGGGCGGAAGGACTGGCTGTAACGGACCTTTATTACGGACTAAGCTGGTTTGCTGCTATCGCCGCCGTGCTCCTGTTAACGATTGGCCTGTGGAATGCAGATATGGCCCTGAGTGAGAAAGGTTTTTATGCCATGGCGTTCGTCCTGAGCATGTTTTCCTCCATTGCTGTACAAAAAAATACCCGTGACTCGAAGCTGATCGCCGATAAAGAGATGTAA
- a CDS encoding DUF1826 domain-containing protein has product MIDLSHAENQVHCVTTFHDLVSTPFKGQINAICWTRELTGDFAEIVEKLTLDGNITTIEQEDLLALALSEQGQLARETLLSDWQLLEAHGASPVLNVICHYDRDDALPFFPTDVYSFHVDRSPVPTNTFLCTYHGDASDILPNSQGEQKILIPEIRAELKQLYDGPDEGFESFLIDHFFDLHYQAKPNANIINLGTGNLWRLAVDHPESPVVPCLHRAPAERSGKKRLLMIC; this is encoded by the coding sequence ATGATCGATCTCTCTCACGCCGAAAATCAAGTTCACTGTGTCACTACTTTCCACGACCTCGTTTCCACGCCATTTAAAGGCCAGATAAACGCGATTTGCTGGACCCGTGAACTAACAGGTGATTTCGCTGAGATCGTCGAAAAGCTCACCCTGGACGGTAACATAACCACCATCGAACAGGAAGACCTGCTCGCACTTGCGCTCAGTGAACAGGGGCAACTGGCCCGTGAAACGCTGTTAAGCGACTGGCAACTGCTGGAAGCACATGGCGCTTCGCCCGTTCTGAACGTCATCTGTCACTATGACCGGGACGACGCCCTCCCCTTTTTCCCGACCGACGTTTATTCCTTCCATGTAGACCGTTCTCCCGTACCAACTAATACCTTCCTGTGTACGTATCATGGCGATGCCAGTGATATACTGCCCAATTCACAGGGTGAACAGAAAATACTGATCCCGGAGATACGTGCGGAACTGAAACAGCTATATGATGGCCCTGACGAAGGTTTCGAGTCATTCTTGATTGACCATTTCTTCGATCTGCATTATCAGGCCAAACCGAACGCCAACATCATCAATTTAGGCACTGGCAACCTATGGCGGTTAGCAGTTGATCACCCCGAAAGCCCGGTTGTGCCCTGCCTTCACCGGGCACCAGCAGAACGATCCGGAAAGAAGCGGTTATTAATGATCTGTTGA
- a CDS encoding nucleoside deaminase, which translates to MIGEREKRFMQIAVELSREGMEKGDGGPFGAIVVRGEEIVGRGWNSVLALNDPTAHAEVTAIRDACSKLNTFQLHDCEIYTSCEPCPMCLGAIYWARPQRVYFANTKEDAAAIDFDDSFIYREIQVPHADKKIPFIAFPSDAARQVFKDWQVKGDRTLY; encoded by the coding sequence ATGATCGGAGAAAGAGAAAAACGGTTTATGCAGATAGCAGTCGAACTTTCCCGTGAGGGAATGGAAAAAGGAGACGGAGGGCCGTTTGGCGCTATCGTAGTGAGGGGAGAGGAGATCGTAGGACGTGGCTGGAATAGTGTGTTAGCCCTGAATGATCCTACGGCGCACGCAGAAGTGACTGCCATCAGGGATGCCTGTTCCAAACTGAATACCTTCCAGTTGCACGACTGTGAAATATATACTTCCTGTGAACCCTGCCCGATGTGCCTGGGTGCTATCTATTGGGCGAGACCACAGCGTGTCTACTTCGCCAATACGAAGGAGGATGCAGCGGCCATTGATTTCGATGACTCGTTTATCTACCGGGAGATCCAGGTGCCGCATGCCGACAAGAAAATACCGTTTATCGCTTTTCCATCGGATGCCGCCCGGCAGGTATTTAAGGACTGGCAGGTGAAGGGTGACAGAACGTTGTATTAA
- a CDS encoding hybrid sensor histidine kinase/response regulator: MQPKLIKYYLLGLFIIGLVLFIVLQFNSAKNIRKLISGNEKLLNELNVKNELQKLQTNIAKTDSKVRGTVISQDTLNITGIEAEVAVIRSDLTEINKLALNDSTEKLLTQLNYLVDEKNNFNIHVLDSFYGKGKGAAERMINAQKGQRLGDAINVILHSLDSTRQTEVNRMTHMIDTSGQKALNWGTIMLFFACLSSLLSFLYITSRIYKQEQLIDALDRSRQQEQKLTVIKDQFLANMSHEIRTPMNAVLGFTHLLQQQPQNEKSKEYVAAIQHAGENLLDIINDILDISKIESGMMRLEPVSFSLRGMIHSLQLMFQPKAAEKQLAFTMNAEANVPDILYGDVMRLTQVLVNLINNAIKFTSRGQVQVNVSLLNGSEAGVRLLFAVSDTGIGIADNKLSTIFDRFHQAEADITRKYGGTGLGLTIVKQLVELQHGSIRVESESGKGSLFLVELPYSLGHLPADGAEHPALSQEHFSLPQPSDAQLLVVEDNRMNQHLLRHLLDNRGLHYQLVNNGQEALNALTSQHFDLVLMDIQMPEMDGYTATKKIREDLHSNIPIIAMTAHAMSGEREKCIQAGMNEYLAKPIREDELYSMIQIFTGKSGITEHFTHQPVLNGHIASPSTLVHLEYLQQLSRGDKAFEQNMLTQFAGQLPEDLSMLKRAIDSNNVTDIRRTAHTLKTTISFIGLEGQLYPILESLEKLESSYDQDDVARQFETLKSLCMRALHETMQLLF; the protein is encoded by the coding sequence ATGCAGCCAAAGCTGATAAAATACTACCTGCTGGGCCTGTTCATTATAGGACTCGTACTGTTCATAGTGCTGCAATTCAACTCAGCCAAGAACATCCGTAAGCTCATTTCCGGTAATGAAAAGCTGCTGAATGAGCTGAATGTGAAGAATGAACTGCAGAAGCTGCAGACCAATATAGCCAAAACCGATAGTAAGGTACGGGGCACTGTCATCTCCCAGGACACCCTGAACATCACCGGTATAGAGGCAGAAGTGGCGGTCATCAGGTCCGACCTCACTGAGATCAATAAACTCGCCCTCAATGACAGCACAGAAAAGCTGTTAACCCAGCTAAACTACCTTGTGGATGAAAAAAATAATTTCAACATACACGTACTGGACAGCTTTTATGGAAAGGGTAAAGGCGCTGCCGAGCGAATGATCAACGCCCAGAAAGGGCAACGCCTCGGAGATGCGATCAATGTGATACTTCATTCCCTTGACAGTACCCGGCAAACAGAAGTAAACCGGATGACGCATATGATAGACACCAGCGGACAGAAAGCGCTGAACTGGGGTACCATCATGCTGTTCTTTGCCTGTCTGTCGAGTCTACTGTCCTTCCTTTACATTACCAGCCGTATCTATAAGCAGGAACAACTGATCGATGCGCTGGACCGTTCGCGGCAGCAGGAACAAAAGCTAACCGTTATTAAAGACCAGTTCCTGGCCAACATGAGCCATGAAATAAGGACACCAATGAACGCGGTCCTTGGCTTCACCCATTTACTGCAGCAACAGCCGCAGAACGAGAAATCAAAAGAATATGTGGCGGCTATCCAGCACGCCGGAGAAAACCTGCTGGATATCATCAACGACATCCTGGATATTTCAAAAATAGAATCCGGTATGATGCGCCTGGAACCTGTCTCTTTCAGTCTCCGGGGCATGATCCACTCCCTTCAGCTCATGTTCCAGCCTAAAGCTGCGGAAAAACAGCTGGCCTTTACCATGAATGCCGAAGCAAACGTACCGGACATCCTATATGGAGATGTGATGCGGCTCACCCAGGTACTGGTCAATCTGATCAATAATGCGATCAAATTTACTTCCAGGGGGCAGGTGCAGGTAAATGTCTCTCTGCTGAACGGCAGTGAGGCAGGCGTTCGTTTGTTGTTTGCCGTGAGTGATACAGGCATTGGCATCGCAGATAACAAGCTGTCTACCATATTTGACCGCTTCCATCAGGCAGAGGCAGATATTACGCGGAAATACGGTGGTACTGGTCTCGGACTCACCATCGTGAAACAGCTGGTGGAGCTACAGCATGGCAGCATACGGGTAGAAAGTGAATCCGGGAAAGGGAGTCTGTTCCTGGTGGAGCTTCCCTACTCATTGGGCCATTTACCGGCAGATGGGGCAGAACATCCCGCGCTCTCGCAGGAACATTTTTCCTTACCACAGCCGTCCGATGCGCAGCTGCTCGTTGTAGAAGATAACCGTATGAACCAGCACCTGCTCAGGCACCTGCTGGACAACAGGGGCCTGCATTATCAGCTGGTAAATAACGGCCAGGAAGCACTGAACGCACTGACCAGCCAACATTTTGATCTCGTGCTGATGGATATCCAGATGCCGGAAATGGATGGCTATACGGCTACTAAAAAAATCAGGGAAGATTTACATTCCAATATCCCCATCATCGCTATGACGGCGCATGCCATGTCGGGCGAAAGGGAGAAATGTATCCAGGCCGGCATGAATGAATACCTGGCCAAACCGATACGCGAGGATGAGCTGTATAGCATGATACAGATCTTTACCGGTAAAAGCGGTATAACCGAACATTTTACTCACCAGCCGGTTCTTAACGGGCATATCGCATCCCCCTCCACACTGGTTCACCTGGAATACCTCCAGCAACTCTCCCGGGGCGATAAGGCATTTGAACAAAATATGCTCACGCAATTCGCGGGCCAGCTGCCAGAAGACCTGAGTATGTTGAAACGGGCTATTGATAGTAATAACGTCACGGATATACGCCGGACGGCACATACACTTAAAACGACTATTTCCTTTATCGGACTGGAAGGACAGTTGTATCCCATCCTTGAATCGTTGGAAAAACTGGAATCCAGCTATGACCAGGATGATGTCGCCAGGCAGTTCGAAACACTTAAATCACTCTGTATGAGAGCATTACACGAGACTATGCAATTACTTTTCTAG
- a CDS encoding transferrin receptor-like dimerization domain-containing protein codes for MDLRKTAGSIALLLVLQGAYAQQKLSGFNSEHAQQQLELEARFDKELSAAAIGNNIKTLSAKQHYLGTPRDKWVAEHILQQFKSYGWDAKVETYQVLFPTPKTRILEASYPANYKAVLKEPALKEDASTGQPDELPTYNAWSADGDVTGELVFVNYGLPEDYEYLERLGIDVKGKIVIAKYGRSWRGIKPKVAQEHGAIGTLIYSDPKDDGYYQGDVYPQGAFKSEYGVQRGAVMDMVIYPGDPLTPGVGATENAQRLERAAATNLLKIPVLPISYHDAAPLLEALEGPVAPESWRGALPFTYHVGPGKAKVHLKLEFDWKMVPAYNVIATMKGSQYPDQWVIRGNHHDAWVYGAADPVSGLSSLLEEAKAIGELAKRGYKPKRTLVYAAWDGEEPGLLGSTEWVETHAAELQQKAVAYINSDGNSRGFMGVGGSHALEPFVGEIARSISDPQTKVSIFERKQAADVVAASTTKAKKDILAKKDLTISALGSGSDYSSFLQHLGIPSLNVGFGGEGAGGEYHSIYDTYENYSRFKDPGFEYGVALSKLAGHAALRLADADVLPFDFRSLAKTITGYITDLISLADQMRESTAVENQIISSNAYQLAGDATKPLKVPAAKSEVPYIDFSKLQNALVAFDKVVQQLQDVKKGQLPAAKQDVLNKALYQAEQQLLHAGGLPNRDWYKHVIYAPGFYTGYGVKTMPGIREAIEQRKWKEAEEQLTIAANAVNRLTDYLEQTLAAVKPAPETADSK; via the coding sequence ATGGATCTGAGAAAAACTGCCGGCAGTATTGCCCTGCTTTTAGTATTACAAGGCGCCTATGCGCAGCAAAAGCTGAGTGGTTTCAACAGCGAACATGCCCAACAGCAACTGGAACTGGAAGCCCGTTTTGACAAGGAACTGAGTGCAGCCGCTATTGGTAATAACATCAAAACGCTGTCGGCTAAACAACATTATCTCGGTACGCCTAGAGATAAGTGGGTGGCGGAGCATATTCTGCAGCAGTTTAAATCCTATGGTTGGGATGCTAAGGTGGAAACTTACCAGGTGCTCTTTCCTACACCAAAGACCAGGATACTGGAGGCGAGTTATCCGGCTAACTATAAAGCTGTGCTGAAAGAACCGGCGTTAAAGGAAGACGCCAGTACGGGACAGCCCGACGAGCTGCCTACCTATAATGCCTGGAGTGCCGACGGCGACGTGACCGGCGAACTGGTATTCGTGAACTACGGTTTGCCGGAAGATTATGAATACCTCGAAAGGCTCGGCATCGATGTAAAGGGAAAAATAGTCATTGCAAAATACGGCCGATCGTGGAGGGGTATTAAACCTAAGGTCGCACAGGAACATGGGGCGATCGGTACGCTGATCTATTCCGATCCGAAGGACGACGGTTACTACCAGGGGGATGTTTATCCGCAGGGTGCGTTTAAAAGCGAATACGGGGTGCAAAGAGGCGCTGTGATGGATATGGTGATATATCCGGGCGATCCGCTGACCCCGGGTGTAGGTGCGACTGAAAATGCCCAAAGACTGGAACGGGCGGCGGCGACCAACCTGTTAAAGATACCGGTACTCCCGATCAGCTATCACGATGCGGCGCCCCTGCTGGAAGCCCTGGAGGGTCCCGTGGCACCGGAAAGCTGGAGAGGTGCCCTGCCGTTCACCTATCATGTTGGTCCGGGGAAAGCGAAAGTGCACCTGAAGCTGGAGTTTGACTGGAAGATGGTGCCGGCCTATAATGTTATTGCTACCATGAAAGGGAGTCAGTATCCTGACCAGTGGGTGATCAGGGGAAACCATCATGATGCCTGGGTGTATGGTGCGGCGGACCCTGTTAGCGGATTATCTTCCCTGCTGGAAGAAGCCAAAGCGATCGGCGAACTCGCCAAGAGGGGTTATAAGCCAAAGCGTACGCTGGTATATGCCGCCTGGGACGGAGAGGAGCCTGGTCTGCTGGGTTCTACTGAATGGGTGGAAACACATGCTGCTGAGTTACAACAGAAAGCGGTCGCCTATATCAACTCTGATGGTAACAGCCGCGGATTCATGGGGGTAGGCGGCTCTCATGCCCTGGAGCCTTTTGTTGGGGAGATCGCCAGAAGCATTAGCGATCCGCAGACGAAAGTCAGCATCTTTGAAAGAAAACAGGCTGCCGATGTAGTCGCAGCATCTACTACTAAAGCGAAGAAAGATATACTGGCAAAGAAAGACCTGACCATCAGTGCGCTGGGATCAGGGTCTGACTATTCTTCTTTCCTGCAGCATCTGGGTATCCCGTCACTTAACGTCGGTTTCGGCGGAGAAGGAGCCGGTGGTGAATATCATTCCATTTACGATACTTATGAGAACTACTCCCGCTTTAAAGATCCTGGATTTGAATACGGCGTAGCGCTGTCTAAGCTGGCGGGTCATGCCGCATTGAGACTGGCGGATGCGGATGTCCTGCCTTTTGATTTCCGTAGTCTGGCAAAGACGATCACCGGTTATATCACAGACCTGATCTCTCTTGCTGACCAGATGCGGGAAAGCACGGCCGTGGAAAATCAGATCATCAGCAGCAATGCCTATCAGCTGGCAGGTGATGCCACAAAACCCCTCAAAGTGCCTGCCGCCAAATCAGAAGTGCCTTACATCGATTTTTCCAAACTACAGAATGCGTTAGTGGCATTTGATAAAGTGGTGCAGCAGTTGCAGGATGTGAAAAAAGGACAGTTGCCCGCTGCAAAACAGGATGTGCTGAACAAGGCGCTGTATCAGGCAGAACAACAGTTGCTGCACGCAGGGGGCTTGCCTAACAGGGACTGGTATAAGCACGTGATATATGCACCTGGTTTCTATACCGGGTATGGTGTGAAGACGATGCCAGGTATCCGTGAAGCGATCGAACAGCGGAAATGGAAAGAAGCAGAAGAACAGCTGACGATTGCAGCGAATGCTGTCAACAGACTGACAGATTATCTCGAACAGACACTGGCCGCTGTAAAACCTGCGCCGGAAACAGCAGATAGCAAATAA
- a CDS encoding LytR/AlgR family response regulator transcription factor gives MNCLIIDDNKLARTAMKQLVSHVDQLHVAGECASAIDAYNILQKEKIDLLLLDIEMPGMDGLELTRNIGKNGPVIIFTTAKKDYALEAFELHVADYLIKPVSPARFIQAIERVKELKQAGNKVVQETDHEFIFIRDSGVLKRVKLDEVLYLEAMGDYVKLHTGQKFHAVHSTLKAIEERLPATKFMRVHRSYIVALDKIESIEDGAIVIAKNAIPVADAYRASLNSKLNLL, from the coding sequence ATGAACTGCCTCATCATTGACGACAACAAGCTGGCACGCACTGCCATGAAACAACTGGTCAGCCATGTAGACCAGCTCCACGTGGCCGGCGAATGCGCCAGTGCAATAGACGCCTATAATATCCTGCAAAAAGAGAAGATAGACCTTCTGCTGCTGGATATAGAAATGCCCGGCATGGACGGACTCGAACTGACACGTAATATAGGTAAGAATGGTCCTGTCATCATCTTCACCACGGCAAAGAAAGACTATGCACTCGAGGCGTTTGAACTACATGTCGCGGATTACCTGATTAAACCTGTATCGCCCGCGCGGTTCATACAGGCGATTGAAAGAGTGAAGGAGTTAAAACAGGCCGGGAATAAGGTCGTGCAGGAGACGGATCATGAGTTCATCTTCATCAGGGACAGTGGCGTGCTGAAACGTGTCAAACTGGATGAGGTGTTATACCTGGAAGCAATGGGAGACTATGTAAAACTGCACACGGGTCAAAAGTTTCACGCAGTACATTCAACGCTGAAAGCGATAGAAGAACGACTGCCGGCAACGAAGTTCATGCGGGTACACCGGTCTTATATTGTCGCCCTTGACAAGATCGAATCAATTGAAGATGGGGCGATCGTTATAGCTAAGAATGCGATTCCCGTGGCGGATGCTTATCGGGCGTCATTGAATAGTAAGCTGAATCTTTTATGA
- a CDS encoding TolC family protein, with product MNKKHAAGMCVISLCLLAGVSPHVHAQSAAEHLSLQQAISLTLDHYPSLKAKQTLSKASIAHTTDVSHNWWPAVKLVEEATVGTDNGIYGSYFPLGTIPSTSGGIRAANRGDVMSGNIALAQVQWEVYNFGAYRSQREEAIQQQKVAGMDADITANDLTVAVVRDYLGMLQYRSLMQIQADNIERTRSVQRAVTAIVLHGLKPGVDSSIAAAELSKARLNYLDIQNSYNSVRMHMSMLTGLDTSAIQPDTLYNNGLLSMLAGTGDTTSVAASHPVLQYYNGLLLQQQKHETVIRKAALPKVSILAAGWMRGSSGQFDDVYNKNLFSGLSYSRRNYLAGLALTYNLADIGHTRDKMREQTLKTKAAAEQLETTQLVLDNSLRQSKLNIRTALDKLREMPAQLNAARAAALQKMALYKGGLTNIIEVTNALYLLNRAETDMVQTRNAAWQALFTQAFAANEIQGLVQQLEQSRIQ from the coding sequence ATGAATAAAAAACATGCTGCAGGGATGTGCGTGATATCGCTATGCCTGCTGGCAGGCGTGTCGCCGCATGTTCATGCACAATCAGCAGCGGAGCATTTGTCCCTGCAACAGGCGATCTCTCTGACGCTTGATCATTATCCCTCGTTAAAAGCGAAACAGACATTATCGAAGGCCAGCATTGCCCATACTACGGATGTCAGCCACAACTGGTGGCCTGCCGTTAAGCTGGTGGAAGAAGCGACAGTTGGTACCGACAATGGTATCTATGGCTCTTATTTTCCCTTGGGAACAATACCCTCCACTTCTGGTGGTATCAGGGCGGCTAACCGGGGGGATGTGATGAGTGGCAATATTGCACTTGCACAGGTACAATGGGAGGTTTACAATTTCGGAGCGTACCGTTCCCAGCGTGAGGAGGCCATCCAGCAGCAAAAAGTGGCCGGTATGGATGCAGATATCACTGCGAATGACCTGACGGTGGCAGTTGTGCGGGACTATCTGGGTATGTTGCAATACCGTTCACTGATGCAGATCCAGGCCGACAATATCGAGCGTACACGCTCCGTGCAGCGGGCGGTGACGGCTATTGTGTTGCATGGTCTGAAGCCAGGCGTAGACAGTTCTATCGCTGCGGCTGAATTATCCAAAGCAAGATTAAACTACCTCGATATACAGAACAGCTATAACAGTGTGCGCATGCATATGAGTATGCTGACAGGGTTGGACACCAGTGCCATACAACCTGATACACTGTATAATAACGGATTGTTATCCATGCTGGCTGGCACCGGCGATACAACCAGTGTAGCGGCGTCCCATCCGGTATTGCAATATTATAACGGCCTGTTGTTACAACAACAGAAACATGAAACCGTGATCCGTAAAGCCGCCCTGCCGAAAGTATCCATTCTGGCAGCAGGCTGGATGAGAGGTTCCAGCGGGCAGTTTGATGATGTATATAATAAGAACCTGTTCAGTGGATTGAGCTATAGTCGCCGTAACTATCTGGCTGGGTTGGCGTTGACCTACAACCTGGCAGATATCGGTCATACAAGGGACAAGATGCGGGAACAGACATTGAAAACAAAAGCAGCAGCCGAGCAGCTCGAAACGACGCAACTGGTGCTGGATAATAGTCTGCGGCAGTCTAAACTGAATATCCGTACTGCCCTGGATAAGCTGCGCGAGATGCCTGCACAGCTGAATGCTGCCCGAGCGGCGGCCCTGCAGAAAATGGCACTCTATAAAGGCGGACTGACAAACATTATAGAAGTCACCAATGCACTATACCTGCTGAACAGGGCAGAGACAGATATGGTGCAGACCCGTAATGCCGCCTGGCAGGCATTGTTTACACAGGCCTTCGCCGCTAACGAGATACAGGGGCTTGTACAGCAGCTGGAACAATCCCGTATCCAATAA